GTACCATATTCTAACACATATTCCTGACGGATTTTTTCAGCCGGCAGTTGTTGGGCTTACGCACAGGCACAAAGCCTGCGCCAAGTTTATAGGCTAAGGCTGCACCAAAAATAAACCCGCGCGATTCTATTGAGACGACCTTATCAATGCGCCTGCCTTTGTAGAGGGCGGCAAGCATATCGACCGTTTCGCTAAACATTTTTTTTTCTTTCAGCACCGTTGTGATGTCTTTGAACATGATACCTTGCTTGGGGAAATCTGGCACCGTGCGAATTTTTTTCTCGAAGCGTTTGCTAAATGATTTGAGTTTTTTTTGCAATGCGCTATCCTGCTCGCGCAAAGCTTTTACATGTTTTTTTGGCATATCTTCTATTGTGATAGTTTTTTGTGATGCAGTATAATAAAAGTTTTACTTCTTGCGGTGTTATACAACTCACTAATGCCCTTGAACTACGAGCATTGATTCAGCATCGTACAAAACATTTTGCTAAGCTCAGACGGGGAACTTTTTTGTTTGTTCTTGCCTTGTTATTTTCATTACCGACCGACTGGTCAGTTTTGACCATCAGTTTTGTACTTTTACAATTCTAAAACTTTGAATTTTGAATTATGAACACGGCTTCAGAAACGATTAGGAAACCTGCGCGGCTCAATGTTGGCATGTGGCTAAAAGCACTCAAAGGTATTCCGCGTGTCTCAAAAGAAGAGTGGCAAGAGTTGGACCTTGTCTCTCGCTGGCTTATTGCCACACGCTCGGCAGTTTTGGTGATGACCTTCACTTCGGCAGCAATTGGTGGCTTGCTTGCCTACCGCGCTGGCAATTTTGATTGGCTCCTTTGGGGCTGCGTTGTACTTGGTCTGCTGCTCGCTCATGCCGCTAATAATCTCTTCAATGATTTAATTGATTATGTCAAGGGTGTCGACCGCGGTAATTATTTTCGTGCACAGTACGGTCCCCAACCTGTTGAACATGGCTTGATGACCGTGCGTGAGCAACTTATCTTTGCCACTGTTACACTTCTCTTAGCACTTCTTCCCGGTCTTTATCTCGTGAGCGTACGTGGCGAATTTGTGCTGCAGCTGTTGCTTATTGGTGTTGTCTTCGTCATCTTCTACACTTGGCCACTCAAATACATCGGTCTTGGTGAAATCACCGTGATTGTGGTTTGGGGACCGCTTATGATTGGTGGCGGCTATTATGTCATCACGGGCACATGGGATTGGAATGTGGTGATTGCCGGTTTGCCCTATGCGCTTGGTCCAACTTGCGTGCTTTTTGGGAAGCACATCGATAAATTAGACAGCGATAAATCAAAGCGTATCTATACGCTGCCTGTCATTCTTGGTGAGCGTAATGCGCGCTATGCCGTGCTGTTTATGGCAGTGTTGCAGTATGTTTCAATTGTCTATCTCGTTGTTACGGGCTTCTTTTCACCAGCGATGCTGCTTGTTTTTCTTTCACTTTCAACGCTACCGCTGGTGTGGAAATTCTATCGCGCGCCAAAGCCTTCCACTAAGCCTGATGACTATGATGCCAACATCTGGCCCCTGTGGTTCTCTGCCGTGATTTTCATGCACAATCGCCGCTTTGGTGGTCTTTTCCTTTTAGGCTTACTAATCGACATTTTGCTTAAAAAATTGCTTTAAGTGTTTAGGCTTCTTGTTTTATGCAATGCAAAAGCCCGACATCGCTGTCGGGCTTTGTTGGTTTTTTATTGTTTAATGAGACTGCGTTAGACTTGTTGTGTTGCTTTCTCTTTAGCTTCAAGTTCTTTGACCTTGAGCGCAGCTTTTCCTGTACGTTTGCGCAGGTAGAAGAGTTTTGCACGCCGTGCCTTACCACGCTTGAGCACCTCAATTTTTGCAATGGTTGGAGTATGCAGTGGGAAAATACGCTCAACACCCACACCGTGCGACATTTTGCGCACCGTAATAGTCTCTGACAGTCCTTCTCCTCTACGGCTAATCACGACGCCATCAAAGAGCTGAATGCGTTCTTTGTCGCCCTCGACGACGCGTACATGCACACGCACAGTGTCGCCGTAGCGAAAATCAGGAATGTCGTTCTTCAAAAATCCAGCTTCAACAAGTTTTATCTTTTGCATTGTTTGGTTGTCCTTTCGGTTTAAGTTCTAAAAATGGCTCTAAAGTGCACTGCAGTTGCATTTTAGATTTAACTTAGCAAGTCGGGTCGGCGCTGACGTGTGCGTTCTAATGCATTTTGCTCACGCCACTTTGCAATTTCTTTGTGATTACCTGAGAGCAAGACCTCAGGGACTTTCATGCCGCGAAATTCTGCAGGTCGTGTGTAATGTGCGCAGTCGAGCTTTCCATCTTGGAAGGAATCCAAGAGTGCGGATTCAGCATCGCCCAGCACATTTGGCAACAGCCGCACAATCGCATCCATGAGCATCAGTGCTGGCAATTCACCGCCCGAGAGCACCACATCACCAACTGAAATTTCACGTGTTACCAACGCTTCTCTGACACGCTCATCGACGCCTTTGTAATGTCCGCACAGCAAAATAAGATTGGTTTTGAGCGAAAGTTCGTTTGCAATTCTTTGCGAGAGCTGCTCACCGTCGGGCGTCAGGAAAATGACCTCGTCATAGCATCGCTCTGCTTTTAATTTTTCTACGATGCAAAAAATTGGTTCAGGCATCAAGATCATGCCCGAGCCACCGCCAAATGGGTGATCATCGACTTGCTGATAGTTGCCTTTACCGTAATCATGCAAATTGTGAATGAACACACTTGCTGCTTGCTTTTGCTGCGCGATCTTTAAGACCCCATGCTCAAGTGGGCTTGTAAAAAAACGCGGCATAACTGTGATCACATCAAATCGCATCATCGTAATTTTTCAATTTTGCGACACTTTCTACAAAAACTCTTCGAAGCGTTTGAGCACTACACGTTTTTCGGTCAGATTTACTTCTTCGATAAACTCATCAAGCGCTGGCACCAGCACACTTTTGTTGCCACACTGAATCTCGTACGCATCACAAGATGGCAGATTAACCACATCGTTTAGCGTTCCGATTAGCTTGCCGTTTGTGTCGTAGGCGATTAGCCCAACAAGTTCGTGAATATAGGCTTTGTCTTTACCGAGCTTGACAAGCTGCGTTTCATCAATGAAGAGAGACTGATTTCTCAGTTTTTCTGCTTCCTCGGGTGTCTCTACGCCTTTGAGCTTGAGCAATACAGCGTCTTGAATTAGCCTGGCGTGAGCTACCTCAATTGGTTTTGCGTCTTTTGCGCTTTTACCGATGTAGAGACGCTTACGCGACTTAAACTTTTCGGGAAAACTTGTCTCTATCTGCACTTTTACTTCACCTCTGACGCCATGCGGTTTTACGATGCGACCCACGATGAACAACTCCATAGGCTTATCTATCGGAAGGCGTTATGCCGCCAGACGCCAGACAGCTGTATTTGGCTTAAGATGCGGCAGCTTCTTTAGCTTTTGCTTCAGCTTCTTTTTTCTTTTTGCGTCGCAGGGCTTTCTTTTTCAGGTTACGCGCCAGTCGCTCATCGCGTTTTTTGCGCCACTTTTCCATTTCAGCAGCAATTTCTTCGGCGCTCTTACCCTTCTTTTCAAGGTAGAGTTTGAGCAGCAAGCCTGAGTTGCTTAGCACACTGCGTGCGGTCGTGGTAGCTGCGCCCCCACACTCAGCCAGTACGCAACACGGTCTTCTTTGAGCGTGATAGAATGCGGTTTTTTCTTAGGCTCATAGCGACCTAAGTCCTCGAGAAATGCACCATCGCGGCGTGCGCGTGCGTCTGTTGCAACCAATTGATAAATCGGCAGTTTTTTTCTGCCAATTCTACGCAAACGAATTTTGACCATTGCTTGAAAGAGTAAGTGCGGTTTGAAGTTTATCGTTGAAGCATTCGTCCAATCGGTAAGTTATCGAGCGAGAGTTTTCGTCCTGCAGATGCCATTTTGTTGATGGATTTTAGCATCTTTTTCATCTCATTGAACTGCTTGAGTAAGGCATTGACTTCTTGGACCGTTGTACCGCTGCCACGCGCAATGCGTGCTCGTCGGCTGCCGTTGATAATGTCGGGCTGTCGGCGCTCCTGCTTTGTCATAGAGCAAATGATGGCTTCGACTTTTTTGAGGTCTTTCTCGTTGATTTCATTAGCGGGCAGGAGTTTGTTCATGCCGGGAATCATGGATGCCAGATTTTGCAGCGATCCCATTTTTTTGATTTCTTGAATCTGTGCGTAGAAATCTTCCAAATTGAAGTCGTTCTCGAGCAGTTTCTTTTGCAGCTCTTGACTTTTTTTAAGGTCAAGTCTTTCTTGCGCTTTCTCGACGAAGCTGACAATGTCACCCATTCCGAGAATGCGCTGCGCCATGCGGTCGGGATAGAAAATGTCGAGATCTTCTAATTTTTCGCCCTGACTAATGAACTTGATGGGCTTTTGCACGACACTTTTGATAGAGAGCGCCGCACCGCCGCGCGTGTCGCCATCCATTTTCGTCAGCACGACACCGTCGAAATCCAACCGCTCATTGAAGGCTTTTGCGGTATTGACCGCTTCCTGACCCATCATCGCATCCACGACGAAGAGAATTTCTTCAGGATTCAATGCCTTTTTGATGTCTTCGGCTTCTTTCATCATCTCTTCATCGATTTGCAGACGTCCTGCCGTATCAATGATGGCAATGTCGCGGGCATTTTTGCGTGCGTACTCTACGCCTTCTTTTGCAACTTTGACCGCATTTTTTTCTTCTTCGAGCGCAAAGACTGGCACATCGATTTGTGCCCCCAGAGTTTTGAGCTGCTCAATTGCTGCCGGGCGATAGATGTCAGCGGCGACAAGCAGCGGGTTGCGTCCTTTCTTTTTGAGTAGCAGTGCAAGTTTGCCTGAAAAGGTCGTTTTACCTGAGCCCTGCAAGCCTGCAACCATGATGACCGCTGGAATGCGCGTGGTCTTGAGATTGAGCTCAGCTTGTGTGCCGCCCATCAGCGCCGTGAGTTCATCATAGACGATTTTGACAATCATCTGCCCCGGCTGCACGCTCTTGATTACGTCTTGACCGAGCGCCTTTTTGCGAACATCTTCAACGAACTGCTTTACGACAGCGTAGTTGACATCAGCATCCAGCAAAGCGCGCTTGATATCACGCATAGCGTTGCCGATGTTAACTTCATTGATGCGCGCTTGCCCAGAAAGTTTACGCAGTGCGCTATCTATTTTATCGCTCAGCGCTTCGAACATTACTTAACCGTGCGTTTTTGGAACCGTGCGTTTTGGTCGATTCTTCTTTAGTTGCTCTAGAAAAATAAAAGTCCGCAAAAACTGCGGACGGTAAAGTTAAGCAAACATTTAGAAGTTTGCAACGCCTCTATCGCGTGCATGCATCAACCCAGACTTCTCCGTCAGCGAAGACTTCCTTTTCCAAATTGGCACGGTGGATTTAACCGCATCGATAATGAATTTACAAGCTGCAAACGCTTCTTTACGATGCGGCGAGCTGACTGCAATTGCAACGGCATCATCACCGATTTCTAATCGCCCAACGCGATGCACCATTGCAATTTTTCTCACAGGGTAGAGCTGCTTTACCGATGCTGCAATCTCACGCATTTTTTTGAGTGCCATGGATTCATAGGCTTCGTACTCGAGCCATAAGACATTTTCTTTGCCGCCTGAATGATTACGCACTGTGCCTACAAACAGCGCAAGTCCGCCGCACTCTGGCGCTCGCACAGCCTCTAAAACCTCTTGAATTGAGATAGGCTCGCTCATCAGACGCAAGAGCACAAGACTATCTGTTACAGTAACAAGTTGACTCATTGCGTAAAGAAAGTTTAGTTAAAATGATTATCATCGTTTGCTTTTCAGGCTTTGACCTTTTGTGCTTCTGTCTCTTTGAGTGTAGGGTCAGGCGCTATGATGCTTTCTGGTAACTCCATGATGAACTCGGCATATTCACCTTCTTGCGATTCTACCCAAATTTTTCCATTGTATGCCTGAATAATATCCCGACTGATTGATAAGCCCAAACCAATTCCATCCGTTCCTGATTTCGTCGTAAAGAAGGATTGAAAAATTTTCTCTTTGAGATGCACTGGCAAGCCAAGCCCATTGTCGCGGATGCAAATTCGCACCTTGCCCGGCAAATTACGTGTTGCCACAGTTACTTCAGCAATAAACTCTGCGCTAGGCTCTGTGTCAGCTATCATTTTCTTTTTTTCATAGACGGAATAAAATGCATTCTGTGTGATATTGAGAAAGACACGGCTGAAATCTTGCGGTGCGATGCGCACTTTTGGCAGCGTCTCGTCAAAATCGTACTTGAGTCTGACATTAAAACTTAAATCTTTCATCTTGTAGCTGTGGTAGCACAGTTGCACATATTCTTTGAGCAAAGCATTAAGGTCGGTTTCAATGCGTTCGCCTGAACTGCTGCGGCTATGTTCGAGAATTGACCTTACGATGCGCAAGGCGCGGACGGTATGATACTCAATGCGCTCCAATTTATCTCTCAGGCTTTTTATGGTTTGATTTGCACGCTCCTTCGATGGTGTCTCTTGATTCAAGAGTTGCATCAGTTGTTCGCAGTGCTCAATAGCTAGAGCGACAAAACTGCTGATGAAGTTCAGTGGGTTTCGAATTTCGTGCGAGATACCTGCTGCCATTTCACCCAGCGCAGCCAGTTTTTCTTGTTGAACAAGTTGTTGCTGTGTCTCTTTGAGATTTTTGAACGCCGTTTCAAGTTTCTTGTGCTGCATTTCAATGAGTGCATTTTTGACACTCAGTTCTTCATTCTTCTCTTGCAAGATGCGTTTGGCTTGAATAGAGACACGGTAACGCCAGTAGAGCAAGGCAGAAATGATGAGCACGAGTAAAATGAGCACAACAAGCTGATTGCGAATCATGGTTTGCGCATCTTTTTCTTGTCGAAGCTGCTCGATTTCTTTTTCGCGTAGCCCAATCTGATAATTCACTTCTCGGCTTAGGATTTGATTCTGCACGGCTTGCGATTGCAAGCTATCTTTGAGTGCCGCGTATTTTTTGAAGAAGTGATGTGTGTTTGCAAAATTCCCTTTGGCTTCATAGAGCTTGGAAAGTGTCAGAAAACCCTCTTCCAGCGCTTTTGCATCTTTTACCTGCTCAGCAAGTTCAATCGCCTTTTGTGCATATGTGATGCCAACATCGTCAGTTTTTCATCTTGAGATGTACGAGTGCCTGCGCATTATAGACACGTGGAAAGTAGCGCTTTTCATTTGAGTTTAATGCCGACTCCAACATCCTCATGGCAGAATCATATTTTGCAGCAGCAATGTAGAGTTTGCCGAGTTGCAACTGATTGTAGGTTAGATCTATGCCCTCTTTTTGGCGGAGAGCTAAGGCTTGATGGGCTACAGCAAGCGCATGATCATATTCACCTTTTCGGCTATACACATCGGCTTGATAGCTCATTGTGGCTGCCAGTCCTTCGTTGTCTTGAAGTTCAAGCCAGACTTTTGCAGCTTTTTCTCGGTATTCCAGCGCCTTCTCAAGTTGATTTTGGTTTTCAAATACCCACGCAATGTTGTTGAGCGACCATCCTTTGCCGCGCTTGTCACCAATTTTTTCACGCAGTTCCAGCGCTTTAAGATGCCACGCTAAGGCACGGTCGTTATCACCTTGATAGTTTGAGATGTTGCCCATACTGTGATAGCACCACGCCAGTGCTGTGTCATCTTCAATTTGTCTGCTCAGTTCCATATCGCGCAACCTCACCTCGAGGGATTTAGCATACTCGCCTTTTATTTCATACATGTAGGCAATTGTGTTGAGGGCTTTTTCAAGTCCACGAGTGTAGTTTATAGATTCGGCAAGCGTTTGTGCCTGCAGTGCATATACAAGCGCCGTATCAGGCATAGTACGCCAGTAGGCACGCGCTAATGCATTGAGCGCATCAACCTTTTTAACACCGCTTTGAGAGCCAACTTCCTTGCGCAAGCTATCGACAATGACTGCTGGTTGCGCAAGCATCTCGTCTACGCTGAAGAGCATTGCGCTTGCCCACAGTATTGCTGCAGCGGCATTCAGGAAGTTTTTTACTTGCATTGATAACGGTTTAGACTTACCCGCCGCACACCGGGGGAATAATTGCAATTTCATCGCTTTCACGCAAGACTTGCGTGGGCTGCGCATACTCTTCGTTGATGGCTACTTGCAGCGACTTGAGTTCTCTAAAGCGCGGATAAACTGCTTTCAGCGCCTCTATCAAATCCTGTGCGGTTGCCCCTTCAGGCATTACAAAATCTAAATAGCTTTTTCCAGTGATATCGCGCCCTATAGCAAAAAAATGAATGTGCAGTGTCATC
This genomic interval from [Chlorobium] sp. 445 contains the following:
- a CDS encoding prenyltransferase — translated: MNTASETIRKPARLNVGMWLKALKGIPRVSKEEWQELDLVSRWLIATRSAVLVMTFTSAAIGGLLAYRAGNFDWLLWGCVVLGLLLAHAANNLFNDLIDYVKGVDRGNYFRAQYGPQPVEHGLMTVREQLIFATVTLLLALLPGLYLVSVRGEFVLQLLLIGVVFVIFYTWPLKYIGLGEITVIVVWGPLMIGGGYYVITGTWDWNVVIAGLPYALGPTCVLFGKHIDKLDSDKSKRIYTLPVILGERNARYAVLFMAVLQYVSIVYLVVTGFFSPAMLLVFLSLSTLPLVWKFYRAPKPSTKPDDYDANIWPLWFSAVIFMHNRRFGGLFLLGLLIDILLKKLL
- a CDS encoding 50S ribosomal protein L19; this translates as MQKIKLVEAGFLKNDIPDFRYGDTVRVHVRVVEGDKERIQLFDGVVISRRGEGLSETITVRKMSHGVGVERIFPLHTPTIAKIEVLKRGKARRAKLFYLRKRTGKAALKVKELEAKEKATQQV
- a CDS encoding tRNA (guanosine(37)-N1)-methyltransferase TrmD is translated as MRFDVITVMPRFFTSPLEHGVLKIAQQKQAASVFIHNLHDYGKGNYQQVDDHPFGGGSGMILMPEPIFCIVEKLKAERCYDEVIFLTPDGEQLSQRIANELSLKTNLILLCGHYKGVDERVREALVTREISVGDVVLSGGELPALMLMDAIVRLLPNVLGDAESALLDSFQDGKLDCAHYTRPAEFRGMKVPEVLLSGNHKEIAKWREQNALERTRQRRPDLLS
- the rimM gene encoding 16S rRNA processing protein RimM gives rise to the protein MELFIVGRIVKPHGVRGEVKVQIETSFPEKFKSRKRLYIGKSAKDAKPIEVAHARLIQDAVLLKLKGVETPEEAEKLRNQSLFIDETQLVKLGKDKAYIHELVGLIAYDTNGKLIGTLNDVVNLPSCDAYEIQCGNKSVLVPALDEFIEEVNLTEKRVVLKRFEEFL
- a CDS encoding signal recognition particle protein, producing the protein MFEALSDKIDSALRKLSGQARINEVNIGNAMRDIKRALLDADVNYAVVKQFVEDVRKKALGQDVIKSVQPGQMIVKIVYDELTALMGGTQAELNLKTTRIPAVIMVAGLQGSGKTTFSGKLALLLKKKGRNPLLVAADIYRPAAIEQLKTLGAQIDVPVFALEEEKNAVKVAKEGVEYARKNARDIAIIDTAGRLQIDEEMMKEAEDIKKALNPEEILFVVDAMMGQEAVNTAKAFNERLDFDGVVLTKMDGDTRGGAALSIKSVVQKPIKFISQGEKLEDLDIFYPDRMAQRILGMGDIVSFVEKAQERLDLKKSQELQKKLLENDFNLEDFYAQIQEIKKMGSLQNLASMIPGMNKLLPANEINEKDLKKVEAIICSMTKQERRQPDIINGSRRARIARGSGTTVQEVNALLKQFNEMKKMLKSINKMASAGRKLSLDNLPIGRMLQR
- a CDS encoding two-component sensor histidine kinase yields the protein MNYQIGLREKEIEQLRQEKDAQTMIRNQLVVLILLVLIISALLYWRYRVSIQAKRILQEKNEELSVKNALIEMQHKKLETAFKNLKETQQQLVQQEKLAALGEMAAGISHEIRNPLNFISSFVALAIEHCEQLMQLLNQETPSKERANQTIKSLRDKLERIEYHTVRALRIVRSILEHSRSSSGERIETDLNALLKEYVQLCYHSYKMKDLSFNVRLKYDFDETLPKVRIAPQDFSRVFLNITQNAFYSVYEKKKMIADTEPSAEFIAEVTVATRNLPGKVRICIRDNGLGLPVHLKEKIFQSFFTTKSGTDGIGLGLSISRDIIQAYNGKIWVESQEGEYAEFIMELPESIIAPDPTLKETEAQKVKA
- a CDS encoding molybdopterin synthase sulfur carrier subunit — translated: MTLHIHFFAIGRDITGKSYLDFVMPEGATAQDLIEALKAVYPRFRELKSLQVAINEEYAQPTQVLRESDEIAIIPPVCGG